The Pseudomonas eucalypticola genome has a window encoding:
- a CDS encoding thiolase family protein, with the protein MREVVIVDSVRTGLAKSFRGKFNQTRPDDMAAHCVNALLARNGIDPASVEDCIVGAASNEGAQGFNIGRNVAVLSKLGTGTAGMTLNRFCSSGLQAIAIAANQIASGFSDVIVAGGVESISLTLRSVNQEHLLNPTLQESSPGIYMPMGLTAEVVAKRYQVSREAQDQYALQSQQRTAQAQADGRFDDEIVAMNTRYLVEDKASGEQKWLDGVVDRDDCNRPDTTLQSLASLKPAFSEDGSVTAGNASQLSDGASMTLVMSLERAQALGLQPRAVFRGFTVAGCEPDEMGIGPVFAVPKLLNAAGVSLQDVDLWELNEAFASQCLYCRDRLEIDNAKYNVNGGSIAIGHPFGMTGSRQVGHIVRELQRQQLRYGVVTMCVGGGMGAAGLFEAF; encoded by the coding sequence ATGCGTGAAGTGGTGATCGTCGACAGTGTCAGGACCGGCCTGGCCAAGTCTTTCCGTGGCAAGTTCAACCAGACCCGCCCCGATGACATGGCGGCCCATTGCGTGAACGCCCTGCTGGCCCGCAACGGCATCGACCCGGCCAGCGTCGAGGACTGCATCGTTGGCGCGGCTTCCAACGAAGGCGCCCAGGGGTTCAACATCGGCCGCAACGTAGCGGTGCTGTCGAAGCTGGGCACCGGCACCGCGGGCATGACCCTCAACCGGTTCTGCTCTTCGGGCCTTCAGGCCATTGCCATTGCCGCCAACCAGATCGCCTCGGGGTTCAGCGATGTGATTGTCGCCGGCGGCGTGGAGTCCATCAGCCTGACCCTGCGCAGCGTCAACCAGGAGCACTTGCTCAACCCCACCCTGCAGGAAAGCTCGCCGGGCATCTACATGCCCATGGGCCTGACGGCCGAAGTGGTGGCCAAGCGTTACCAGGTCAGCCGCGAGGCCCAGGACCAATACGCCCTGCAAAGCCAGCAGCGCACGGCCCAGGCCCAGGCCGATGGCCGTTTCGATGATGAAATCGTGGCCATGAACACCCGCTACCTGGTGGAAGACAAGGCCAGCGGCGAGCAGAAATGGCTGGACGGGGTGGTGGACCGGGATGACTGCAACCGCCCTGATACCACGCTGCAAAGCCTGGCGAGCCTGAAACCGGCGTTCAGCGAGGACGGTTCGGTAACGGCAGGCAACGCATCGCAGTTGTCCGATGGCGCCTCAATGACCCTGGTGATGAGCCTGGAGCGGGCGCAGGCGCTGGGTCTCCAGCCGCGGGCAGTATTCCGCGGGTTCACCGTGGCCGGCTGTGAACCGGATGAAATGGGCATCGGCCCCGTGTTCGCCGTGCCGAAGCTGCTCAACGCCGCTGGCGTGAGCCTGCAGGACGTGGACCTGTGGGAACTCAACGAAGCCTTCGCCTCCCAGTGCCTGTATTGCCGCGACCGTCTGGAAATCGACAACGCCAAGTACAACGTCAACGGCGGTTCGATCGCCATCGGCCACCCGTTCGGCATGACGGGTTCACGGCAAGTGGGGCATATCGTGCGCGAGTTACAGCGCCAGCAACTGCGCTATGGGGTGGTGACCATGTGCGTGGGCGGCGGCATGGGCGCGGCGGGCCTGTTCGAGGCGTTCTGA
- the pap gene encoding polyphosphate:AMP phosphotransferase: protein MFESAEIGHAIDKETYDAEVPALREALLEAQNELKAQARFPVIILINGIEGAGKGETVKLLNEWMDPRLIEVRSFDQQTDEELARPAAWRYWRQLPAKGKIGVFFGNWYSQMIQGRVHREFKNAQLDQAINGAERLEQMLCDEGALIFKFWFHLSKKQMKARLKALQDDPLHSWRISPLDWQQSETYDRFVRFGERVLRRTSRDYAPWHVIEGVDPHYRSLTVGKLLLEGLQAALKAPTEPLHQSVAPLGHSLDGKGLLDSLDLSQQLDKDDYNDQLVAEQARLAGLLRHKHMRRHALVAAFEGNDAAGKGGAIRRVAAALDPRQYNIVPIAAPTQDELAQPYLWRFWRQIPARGKFTIFDRSWYGRVLVERVEGLCSTSDWMRAYGEINDFEEQLANAGVVVVKFWLAIDKDTQLERFEAREKVPFKRFKITDDDWRNRDKWEQYREAVEDMVDRTSTEVAPWTLIEANDKRWARVKVLRTINEALEKAFKKDK, encoded by the coding sequence ATGTTCGAGTCTGCCGAAATAGGCCACGCCATCGACAAGGAGACCTACGACGCCGAAGTGCCGGCGCTGCGCGAAGCGTTGCTGGAGGCCCAGAATGAACTCAAGGCCCAGGCGCGCTTTCCGGTCATCATTCTGATCAACGGCATCGAGGGCGCGGGCAAGGGCGAGACCGTCAAGCTGCTCAACGAATGGATGGACCCGCGCCTGATCGAAGTGCGCTCTTTCGACCAGCAGACCGACGAAGAACTGGCACGGCCCGCTGCCTGGCGTTACTGGCGGCAATTGCCGGCTAAGGGCAAGATCGGCGTGTTCTTCGGCAATTGGTACAGCCAGATGATCCAGGGGCGTGTGCACCGCGAGTTCAAGAACGCGCAGCTGGACCAGGCCATCAACGGTGCCGAGCGCCTGGAGCAGATGCTGTGCGACGAGGGCGCGCTGATCTTCAAGTTCTGGTTCCACCTGTCCAAGAAACAGATGAAAGCGCGGCTCAAGGCCCTGCAGGACGACCCTCTGCACAGCTGGCGCATCAGCCCGCTGGACTGGCAGCAATCGGAGACCTATGACCGTTTCGTGCGCTTCGGCGAGCGCGTGCTGCGCCGCACCAGCCGTGACTACGCGCCGTGGCATGTGATCGAAGGCGTCGACCCCCACTACCGCAGCCTCACAGTGGGCAAACTGCTGCTGGAAGGCTTGCAGGCAGCCCTCAAGGCCCCCACCGAACCCCTGCACCAGAGCGTCGCCCCCTTGGGGCACAGCCTGGATGGCAAGGGCTTGCTCGACAGCCTGGACCTGAGCCAGCAGCTGGACAAGGACGACTACAACGACCAGCTGGTGGCCGAACAGGCGCGGTTGGCCGGGCTGCTACGCCATAAGCACATGCGCCGCCATGCCCTGGTGGCGGCGTTCGAAGGTAACGATGCGGCGGGCAAGGGCGGTGCCATTCGCCGGGTCGCCGCAGCGCTGGACCCGCGCCAGTACAACATCGTGCCCATCGCCGCGCCGACCCAGGATGAACTGGCGCAGCCGTACCTGTGGCGCTTCTGGCGGCAGATTCCGGCGCGTGGCAAGTTCACCATCTTTGACCGCTCCTGGTATGGCCGGGTGTTGGTGGAGCGGGTGGAAGGCCTGTGCAGCACCAGTGACTGGATGCGTGCCTATGGCGAAATCAACGACTTCGAAGAGCAGTTGGCCAATGCTGGCGTGGTGGTGGTCAAGTTCTGGCTGGCGATTGACAAGGACACCCAGCTGGAACGCTTCGAAGCGCGGGAAAAAGTGCCCTTCAAGCGGTTCAAGATCACCGATGACGACTGGCGCAACCGCGATAAGTGGGAGCAGTACCGTGAAGCGGTGGAAGACATGGTGGACCGCACCAGTACCGAGGTCGCCCCTTGGACCCTGATTGAAGCCAACGACAAGCGCTGGGCCCGGGTGAAGGTGCTGCGCACCATCAACGAGGCGCTGGAGAAAGCCTTCAAAAAGGACAAGTGA
- the mnmC gene encoding bifunctional tRNA (5-methylaminomethyl-2-thiouridine)(34)-methyltransferase MnmD/FAD-dependent 5-carboxymethylaminomethyl-2-thiouridine(34) oxidoreductase MnmC, which produces MSTEPLHAQIDWDDLGRPTSRHYGDVYFAASGLEETRHVFIDQNDLTARFSALADGQRLVIGETGFGTGLNFFCAWQLFAERAAPGARLQFISVEKYPLSHADLSRALALWPELAPYTQPLLAQYVGIHQGFQRLVFDGGRVTLTLLIGDVLEQLPQLDAQVDAWFLDGFAPAKNPEMWTPELFAELARLAAPGSTLGTFTSTGWVRRGLMAVGYKMKRIPGIGKKWEVLRGVFEGPVAAPTTAKPWFARPPRPQGERHALVIGAGLAGCATAASLAARGWRVSLLERHDGVAQEASGNPQGVLYLKLSAHGTALSQLIVSGFGHTRRLLEQLQRGRDWDACGVLQLAFDAKEGQRQAQLADAFDPQLLKVLDRDAAQAVAGVALPSGGLYFPEGGWVHPPALCQWQAGQRGVHVQPHQHVLELRRVQGQWQAWEGERLLASAPVAVLCTAAQVRDFGETASLPLKRIRGQITALPCTDRSAALATVVCAEGYVAPARLGEHTLGASFDFHSDNLTPTVAEHQGNLAMLDEISTDLAQRLGAHGLPPEQLQGRAAFRCTSPDYLPIVGPVAEHQAFLQAYAILSRDARQVPDVACPWLEGLYVNSGHGSRGLITAPLSGELVAAWLEGEALPVPREVAQACHPNRFWVRGLVKNKG; this is translated from the coding sequence ATGAGTACCGAACCGCTGCACGCCCAGATCGACTGGGACGACCTGGGCCGCCCCACGTCGCGCCACTACGGCGACGTTTACTTCGCCGCCTCGGGGCTGGAAGAAACCCGCCATGTGTTCATCGACCAGAACGACCTGACGGCGCGCTTCAGCGCCCTGGCTGACGGGCAGCGGCTGGTGATCGGCGAGACGGGCTTCGGCACTGGCCTGAACTTCTTCTGCGCCTGGCAGTTGTTCGCCGAACGCGCCGCGCCAGGCGCGCGCCTGCAGTTCATCAGCGTGGAAAAATACCCCCTGAGCCATGCCGACCTCAGCCGCGCCTTGGCGCTGTGGCCAGAGTTGGCGCCCTACACGCAACCGCTGCTGGCCCAATACGTGGGTATTCACCAGGGCTTCCAACGCCTGGTGTTCGATGGCGGCCGGGTCACCCTGACGCTGCTGATCGGCGATGTGCTGGAACAGTTGCCGCAACTGGACGCCCAGGTGGACGCCTGGTTCCTGGACGGCTTCGCCCCGGCCAAGAACCCGGAAATGTGGACCCCCGAATTGTTCGCCGAACTGGCCCGCCTGGCCGCGCCGGGTTCTACCCTGGGTACCTTCACCAGTACCGGCTGGGTGCGCCGTGGGCTGATGGCGGTGGGGTACAAAATGAAGCGCATACCCGGCATCGGCAAGAAGTGGGAAGTGTTGCGCGGCGTGTTCGAAGGCCCGGTGGCTGCCCCGACCACGGCCAAACCGTGGTTCGCCCGGCCACCGCGCCCGCAGGGTGAACGCCATGCCCTGGTGATCGGCGCCGGCCTGGCCGGTTGCGCCACCGCCGCCAGCCTGGCAGCCCGGGGTTGGCGCGTCAGCCTGCTGGAGCGCCACGACGGCGTGGCCCAGGAAGCCTCGGGCAACCCCCAGGGCGTGCTTTACCTGAAACTGTCCGCCCATGGCACGGCGCTGTCACAGTTGATCGTCAGCGGCTTTGGCCACACGCGTCGGCTGCTGGAACAGTTGCAGCGCGGCCGCGACTGGGACGCCTGCGGCGTGCTGCAACTGGCCTTCGATGCCAAGGAAGGCCAGCGCCAGGCGCAACTGGCCGACGCTTTCGACCCGCAACTGCTTAAGGTGCTGGACCGTGACGCTGCCCAGGCCGTGGCCGGAGTGGCCCTGCCCAGTGGCGGGCTGTACTTCCCGGAAGGCGGCTGGGTACACCCGCCCGCCTTGTGCCAATGGCAGGCCGGACAGCGCGGCGTGCACGTGCAGCCCCACCAGCACGTCCTGGAACTGCGCCGTGTGCAAGGCCAGTGGCAGGCCTGGGAAGGCGAACGCCTGCTGGCCAGCGCCCCCGTGGCCGTACTGTGCACGGCGGCACAGGTGCGCGACTTTGGCGAAACGGCCAGCTTGCCGCTCAAGCGTATCCGCGGCCAGATCACTGCCCTGCCCTGCACCGACCGCAGCGCCGCCCTGGCCACCGTGGTCTGCGCCGAAGGCTATGTAGCCCCGGCCCGCCTGGGCGAACACACCCTGGGGGCCAGTTTCGATTTCCACAGTGACAACCTCACCCCCACCGTGGCCGAGCACCAGGGCAACCTGGCCATGCTCGATGAAATCTCCACCGACCTCGCCCAGCGCCTCGGCGCTCATGGCCTGCCACCGGAGCAGCTACAAGGGCGCGCCGCGTTCCGTTGCACCAGCCCGGACTACCTGCCCATCGTCGGGCCGGTGGCCGAGCACCAGGCGTTTTTGCAGGCCTACGCCATACTCAGCCGCGACGCCCGCCAAGTGCCCGACGTGGCCTGCCCCTGGCTGGAGGGATTGTACGTGAACAGCGGGCACGGCTCGCGCGGCTTGATCACCGCGCCATTGAGCGGGGAACTGGTGGCGGCCTGGTTGGAAGGCGAGGCCTTGCCAGTGCCGCGCGAGGTAGCGCAAGCGTGCCACCCCAATCGATTTTGGGTGCGGGGTTTGGTGAAGAACAAGGGATAG
- a CDS encoding ABC transporter ATP-binding protein: MLAITHLQKSYPTPQGLLPVLAGVDLQLPQGQSLALMGESGSGKSTLLHLVAGLDQADSGRIEVNGQALERLNEGQLAAWRRHGVGLIFQQFNLISSLNVADNLAFQARLAGRLDPAWQAELAERLGLAGLLARYPEQLSGGQQQRVALGRALAPRPPLLLADEPTGNLDERTSAQVLDLLLHLQAETGCSLLMVTHSPAIAARLQRQVVLQAGRVKAD; encoded by the coding sequence ATGCTAGCCATCACCCACCTGCAAAAATCCTACCCCACGCCCCAGGGTCTCCTCCCGGTCCTGGCGGGCGTGGACCTGCAGCTCCCCCAAGGCCAGAGCCTGGCCCTGATGGGGGAGTCGGGCAGCGGCAAGAGCACCCTGCTGCACCTGGTGGCCGGGCTGGACCAGGCCGACAGCGGCCGCATCGAGGTCAACGGCCAGGCGCTGGAGCGCCTGAACGAAGGCCAACTGGCCGCGTGGCGGCGCCATGGCGTGGGCTTGATCTTTCAGCAATTCAACCTGATCAGCAGCCTCAACGTAGCCGATAACCTGGCCTTTCAGGCCCGCCTGGCCGGCCGCCTCGACCCAGCCTGGCAGGCCGAACTGGCCGAGCGGCTGGGCCTGGCTGGCCTGCTGGCGCGCTACCCCGAACAACTGTCAGGCGGCCAGCAGCAACGCGTGGCCTTGGGCCGAGCCCTGGCGCCGCGGCCACCGCTGCTGCTGGCCGACGAACCCACGGGCAACCTCGACGAACGCACCAGCGCCCAGGTGCTCGACCTGCTGTTGCACCTGCAGGCCGAAACCGGGTGCAGCCTGCTGATGGTCACCCATAGCCCGGCCATCGCCGCCCGCCTGCAGCGCCAGGTCGTGCTGCAAGCCGGCCGCGTCAAGGCTGACTGA
- a CDS encoding ABC transporter permease, with protein sequence MASLWWTLVALLSHWRLHPLQLASVLAGLWLATTLLIGVQALNGQARHSYALASELIGGRAQTSLAPRKGDDLPQALFVDLRRRGWPVSPLLQGRLDLNGQRLTVTGIDPLTLPTHTALAGQVPSEADLYRFIGTPGVTWVSRQTLRALGLHEGDDAGARLPPLQARDDMAPGVLLMDISRAQALLGMPERLSRLLLPEGFEGALPAELAGQLQRQHSDPGQDMNRLTEALHLNLAALGLLAFVVGLFIAQAAIGLALEQRRALMRTLRACGVSVRLLVVALLLELTALALLGAVAGVASGYGLASALLPDVAASLRGLYGAEVGNQLSLGPHWWLAAVALSLAGALLACGHTLWRAARLPLLALASHQAWQGAYRQGLRRQGAAAGVLAVLALALAGWGNSLAAGFSLLACLLLAAALALPVLLELLLACLARLPSSSASGQWFLADCRQQLPGLSLALMALLLAMATNLGASSMTQGFRQTFDHWLEQRLVAELYLHPNDAAQTARVQAWLQQRPEVQAVLPEREQDVTLQGWPVQVHGVVDDPLYREHWPLLEQAAGNPWDQLFNDDTLMLSEQLARRLKVGIGDTVVLPGAGSQTVVGIYADYGNPKGHVLLDAARWQRLWPAQPPTRLALRLPPAAVAGMKHDLQAAFSLSDERLVDQGQLKRWAQQVFDRTFSATRALDTLTLAVAAVALFISLLTQSDNRLAQLAPLWALGMRRRQLILLNLAQTWLLSLLTLLLALPLGVLLAWCLVAVVNVQAFGWRLPLQLFPGQLLQLLGWAMLATVLASLWPMVRLLRSQPTDLLRVFADER encoded by the coding sequence ATGGCCAGCCTGTGGTGGACCCTGGTCGCCCTGCTCAGCCACTGGCGTCTGCATCCTCTGCAACTGGCCAGTGTCCTGGCGGGGCTATGGCTGGCCACGACCCTGCTGATCGGCGTGCAAGCCCTGAATGGCCAGGCTCGCCATAGCTACGCCCTGGCCAGTGAACTGATTGGTGGCCGCGCCCAGACCAGCCTCGCCCCTCGCAAGGGCGACGACCTGCCCCAAGCGCTGTTCGTCGACCTGCGCCGCCGTGGCTGGCCGGTATCGCCCCTGCTGCAAGGACGCCTGGACCTCAACGGCCAGCGCTTGACCGTGACCGGCATCGACCCATTGACCTTACCGACCCACACCGCGCTGGCCGGGCAAGTGCCCAGCGAGGCCGACCTTTACCGCTTCATCGGCACCCCCGGCGTGACATGGGTGTCGCGCCAGACCCTGCGCGCCCTGGGGCTGCACGAGGGCGATGACGCCGGCGCGCGGCTGCCGCCCCTGCAAGCCCGCGACGACATGGCACCCGGGGTGTTGTTGATGGACATCAGCCGTGCCCAGGCCCTGCTGGGGATGCCAGAGCGACTCTCACGCCTGCTGTTGCCCGAGGGTTTCGAAGGCGCACTGCCAGCCGAGCTGGCCGGGCAGTTGCAACGCCAGCACAGCGACCCCGGTCAGGACATGAACCGGCTCACCGAGGCGCTGCACCTGAACCTGGCCGCGCTGGGCCTGCTGGCTTTCGTGGTCGGGCTGTTCATCGCCCAGGCCGCCATCGGCCTGGCGCTGGAGCAACGACGAGCGCTGATGCGCACCCTGCGCGCCTGCGGCGTAAGCGTCCGCCTGCTGGTGGTGGCACTGTTGCTGGAACTCACGGCGCTGGCCCTGCTGGGTGCAGTGGCGGGGGTGGCCAGCGGCTACGGCCTGGCCAGTGCGCTGCTGCCGGATGTCGCGGCCAGCCTGCGCGGCCTGTATGGCGCAGAAGTGGGCAACCAGCTCAGCCTGGGCCCGCACTGGTGGCTGGCCGCCGTCGCCTTGAGCCTGGCGGGCGCGCTGCTGGCCTGCGGGCATACCCTGTGGCGAGCTGCCCGCTTGCCCCTGCTGGCACTGGCCAGCCACCAAGCCTGGCAAGGGGCTTACCGCCAGGGCTTGCGCCGACAGGGTGCGGCGGCCGGGGTCCTGGCCGTGTTGGCCCTGGCGCTGGCGGGATGGGGAAACAGCCTTGCCGCGGGCTTCAGCCTGCTGGCCTGCCTGTTGCTGGCCGCCGCCCTGGCATTGCCGGTGCTGCTCGAACTGCTGCTGGCCTGCCTGGCCCGCCTGCCGTCGTCCAGCGCCAGCGGCCAATGGTTTCTGGCTGACTGCCGGCAGCAACTGCCCGGCCTGAGCCTGGCACTGATGGCGTTGCTGCTGGCCATGGCCACCAACCTGGGTGCTTCCAGCATGACCCAAGGCTTTCGCCAAACCTTCGACCATTGGCTGGAACAACGCCTCGTCGCCGAGCTTTACCTGCACCCCAACGACGCCGCGCAAACCGCCCGGGTCCAGGCCTGGCTGCAACAACGGCCCGAGGTTCAGGCCGTCCTGCCGGAACGCGAACAGGATGTCACCCTCCAGGGCTGGCCCGTGCAAGTGCATGGCGTTGTCGACGACCCGCTGTACCGCGAGCACTGGCCTCTGCTTGAGCAGGCCGCGGGCAACCCCTGGGATCAGTTGTTCAATGACGACACCCTGATGCTCAGCGAACAACTGGCACGGCGACTGAAGGTCGGCATCGGCGACACCGTGGTGCTGCCCGGGGCAGGCTCACAGACCGTGGTGGGCATTTACGCCGACTACGGCAACCCCAAAGGCCATGTGCTGCTCGACGCGGCCCGCTGGCAACGCCTGTGGCCGGCGCAGCCACCCACGCGGCTGGCACTGCGCCTGCCACCCGCAGCGGTAGCCGGCATGAAGCACGACCTGCAGGCGGCCTTTTCCCTGAGCGATGAGCGCCTGGTGGACCAAGGCCAACTCAAACGCTGGGCACAGCAGGTATTTGACCGCACCTTCAGCGCCACCCGTGCCCTCGATACCCTGACGCTGGCCGTGGCCGCGGTGGCGCTGTTCATCAGCCTGCTCACCCAGAGCGATAACCGCCTGGCCCAACTGGCGCCCTTGTGGGCACTGGGCATGCGCCGCCGCCAGCTGATCCTGCTCAACCTGGCCCAGACCTGGCTATTGAGCCTGTTGACCCTGTTGCTGGCCTTGCCGCTTGGCGTGTTACTGGCCTGGTGCCTGGTGGCCGTTGTCAATGTGCAGGCCTTCGGCTGGCGGCTGCCGCTACAGCTGTTCCCCGGCCAACTGTTGCAACTGCTGGGGTGGGCGATGCTGGCCACGGTATTGGCCTCACTTTGGCCCATGGTGCGTTTGCTGCGCAGCCAACCGACGGACCTGCTCAGGGTGTTTGCCGATGAACGTTAG